The following proteins come from a genomic window of Polyangiaceae bacterium:
- a CDS encoding serine protein kinase PrkA → MGSKSILEELEGISRRVQRGFEEERRLLSFSEYLELFSSDPVRHSRDAARYLRDMFDHFGRTTVQRPWGELTRFSLFDLPFTEEDSPREALVGHEAVQAELYRILCNFVREGRPNRVMLLHGPNGSAKSTAAACLMRALEHYSSEDEGALYRFHWVFPNQGKLKGSIGFTGQHKNRRDDGSYAHLPEDQIDARLHIEVRDHPLFLLPQEMRASLLSRLYEEAEVPEPPPAWIVNGSLSHKSQQVFEALLTSYEGSLEEVLRHVQVERYFISRRYRVGAVTLGPQLSVDAGERQVTADRSLSALPSSLQAVTLFEAFGELVDAAGGLLEFSDLLKRPLDAFKYLQITAETGEVALRSQNVQVNCVMLASGNEVHLAAFREHPEFESFRGRLELVRMPYLRSWVDEKSIYDAQIVPKVRRHVAPHATEIAAMFAVLTRMRRPKEDRYEKPLRDLVSELTALEKMDLYSTGSPPSRLDDDGAKLLRSAIFEMYRESDSYPIYEGSIGASPREMRTLLLDAAQNPRYQCLSPLAVLEELDRLCERTSEYAFLQEEKVQGGYHDHKHFREALKERLLDSLEDELRVASGLVDEIRYVELFDRYITHVSFWVKNEKLRNPLTGDYEDPDQRLMQEVEALLGVPDKPETLRHSLINTVAAWAIDHPGQSVDNSRVFAAQLRRMRDAAFAERRIAVARLCRDVVMLLREDGDGLDDARKKAAREVVDRMIRDFGYEEASAGDAAVVLTGARFADLLV, encoded by the coding sequence ATGGGCTCGAAGAGCATTCTCGAAGAGCTTGAAGGCATCTCACGACGCGTTCAGCGCGGGTTCGAGGAAGAGCGCCGTCTGCTCTCTTTCTCGGAGTACCTGGAGCTGTTTTCGTCGGATCCAGTGCGGCACTCTCGGGACGCTGCGCGCTACCTCCGGGACATGTTCGACCATTTCGGGCGTACCACGGTGCAGCGTCCGTGGGGGGAGCTCACACGCTTCTCTCTGTTCGACCTGCCCTTCACGGAGGAGGACTCGCCGCGCGAGGCGCTCGTCGGACACGAGGCCGTGCAGGCCGAGCTGTACCGGATCCTGTGCAACTTCGTGCGCGAGGGTCGCCCCAATCGCGTGATGCTGCTCCACGGCCCCAATGGGTCGGCCAAGAGCACCGCCGCGGCATGTCTGATGCGTGCTCTGGAGCACTACTCCTCCGAGGACGAAGGTGCTCTTTATCGCTTCCACTGGGTGTTCCCGAATCAAGGCAAGCTCAAGGGCAGCATCGGCTTTACCGGGCAGCACAAGAACCGGCGAGACGACGGCAGCTACGCGCACCTGCCGGAGGACCAGATCGACGCTCGGCTGCACATCGAGGTGCGAGACCATCCGTTGTTCCTGTTGCCGCAGGAGATGCGGGCGAGCCTGCTTTCTCGGCTGTACGAGGAAGCGGAGGTCCCGGAGCCGCCGCCCGCTTGGATCGTCAACGGCAGCTTGTCGCACAAGAGCCAGCAGGTGTTCGAAGCCCTGCTCACGAGCTACGAGGGGTCTCTGGAGGAAGTGCTGCGCCACGTGCAGGTGGAGCGGTACTTCATTTCGCGGCGCTACCGCGTGGGCGCCGTCACGCTGGGGCCGCAGCTCTCCGTGGACGCCGGCGAGCGCCAGGTCACCGCGGACCGCTCGCTTTCAGCGCTGCCTTCCTCGCTGCAGGCGGTGACGCTGTTCGAGGCTTTTGGCGAGTTGGTCGACGCGGCGGGTGGCCTCTTGGAGTTCTCGGATCTCCTCAAGCGCCCCCTAGATGCGTTCAAGTACCTTCAGATCACCGCGGAGACCGGTGAAGTGGCGCTGCGTTCCCAGAACGTCCAGGTCAACTGCGTGATGCTGGCCAGCGGTAACGAGGTGCACCTGGCGGCGTTTCGCGAGCACCCGGAATTCGAGAGCTTTCGCGGGCGGCTCGAGCTGGTGCGCATGCCCTACCTGCGCAGCTGGGTCGACGAGAAGAGCATCTACGACGCGCAGATCGTCCCCAAGGTGCGCCGCCACGTCGCGCCCCACGCCACGGAGATCGCCGCGATGTTCGCGGTGCTCACGCGCATGCGGCGGCCGAAGGAAGATCGCTACGAGAAACCCTTGCGCGACCTGGTCTCCGAGCTGACGGCGCTCGAGAAAATGGACCTCTACTCCACGGGCAGTCCGCCGTCGCGGTTGGACGACGACGGCGCCAAGCTCCTTCGGTCGGCGATCTTCGAGATGTATCGGGAGAGCGACTCCTATCCCATCTACGAGGGCAGTATCGGTGCCAGCCCGCGAGAGATGCGAACACTGCTCCTCGATGCCGCCCAGAACCCGCGCTACCAGTGCCTGTCTCCGCTCGCCGTCTTGGAGGAGCTCGATCGACTGTGCGAGCGAACGAGCGAGTACGCCTTCCTGCAGGAAGAGAAGGTGCAGGGCGGCTACCACGACCACAAGCACTTCCGGGAGGCGCTGAAGGAACGGCTGCTCGATTCCCTGGAAGACGAGCTGCGGGTGGCCAGCGGCTTGGTGGACGAGATCCGCTACGTCGAGCTGTTCGACCGTTACATCACCCACGTCAGCTTCTGGGTGAAGAACGAGAAGCTCCGCAACCCGCTCACGGGTGACTACGAGGACCCCGACCAGCGGCTGATGCAGGAGGTCGAGGCCCTACTCGGAGTGCCAGACAAGCCGGAGACGCTGCGCCATTCGCTGATCAACACCGTGGCCGCCTGGGCCATCGATCACCCGGGCCAGTCGGTGGACAATTCTCGCGTGTTTGCCGCGCAGCTGCGACGCATGCGGGACGCGGCGTTCGCCGAGCGGCGCATCGCGGTGGCTCGCTTGTGTCGCGACGTGGTGATGCTGCTGCGCGAAGACGGCGACGGTCTGGACGACGCCCGCAAGAAGGCCGCACGCGAGGTCGTCGATAGGATGATCCGCGACTTCGGCTACGAGGAGGCGTCGGCCGGAGATGCCGCCGTCGTGCTCACCGGCGCGCGGTTCGCGGATCTCCTGGTGTGA
- a CDS encoding APC family permease, which translates to MKRAAESLGFGSLLALGINGIVGVGIFFAPSEVGALVPGNAGILVYLVTALALSPVAFVYATLGGKFAEDGGPYVWARAAFGPMVGFGVGWIAWVSAVFSTSAVVSGLAEHAGPALGLTLPHRVLSLACVAVLAGTAASGLRPSAWVWNGVTVLKLIPLAALVVAFLWAGAPLSTTPAGSVSPTSFGRAVLVVVFATQGFEIVPVPAGNARKSARAVPVATIAALGTAGLLYVLLHAACVTLPDLAHTAAPLAEAGRHFGGSSLGRLVLVGTNVSALGIAFGMFAMTPRYLAALGSDDGLGRWVARGSPHQVPLRALVVTALAVAVLVSAGGLRELFALSSVAVLAQYCVSAASLVALGLRRRRGLSPRQLWPAPLVLVAAAVVAHAATGTELAVAGGVLLVGAVLRGMHHVVSR; encoded by the coding sequence GTGAAGCGCGCGGCCGAGTCGCTCGGGTTCGGCTCGCTGCTGGCCCTGGGCATCAACGGCATCGTGGGGGTGGGCATCTTCTTCGCGCCCAGCGAGGTGGGCGCCCTGGTGCCGGGCAACGCCGGCATTCTGGTGTACCTGGTGACCGCCTTGGCGCTGTCGCCCGTGGCGTTCGTGTATGCCACCCTCGGCGGGAAGTTCGCGGAGGACGGCGGACCGTACGTGTGGGCACGGGCCGCGTTCGGGCCCATGGTCGGCTTCGGGGTGGGGTGGATCGCTTGGGTCAGCGCGGTGTTCTCGACCTCTGCGGTGGTGAGCGGGTTGGCGGAGCACGCCGGCCCCGCGCTGGGGCTGACGCTGCCGCATCGCGTGCTTTCCCTGGCATGCGTGGCAGTCCTCGCGGGAACGGCGGCGAGCGGGCTTCGCCCGAGCGCGTGGGTGTGGAACGGCGTGACGGTGCTGAAGCTAATCCCGCTCGCCGCGTTGGTCGTCGCGTTCTTGTGGGCCGGCGCACCGCTCTCGACGACACCTGCGGGGAGCGTGAGCCCGACGAGCTTCGGCCGAGCCGTATTGGTGGTGGTGTTCGCCACCCAGGGGTTCGAGATCGTCCCGGTGCCCGCAGGCAACGCCCGGAAGAGCGCGCGAGCCGTTCCGGTGGCGACCATCGCGGCGCTTGGGACGGCGGGGCTCTTGTACGTGCTGCTTCACGCGGCGTGCGTGACGCTTCCGGATCTGGCGCACACCGCTGCGCCCCTCGCCGAAGCGGGTCGTCACTTCGGCGGCAGCTCGCTCGGGCGCCTGGTGCTCGTGGGTACCAACGTGTCCGCGCTGGGGATCGCGTTCGGCATGTTCGCGATGACCCCGCGCTACCTGGCCGCGCTCGGGAGCGATGACGGGCTCGGGCGCTGGGTGGCTCGCGGGAGCCCCCACCAGGTGCCGCTGCGAGCCCTGGTCGTCACCGCGCTGGCGGTGGCGGTGCTGGTCAGTGCCGGCGGGCTCAGGGAGCTGTTCGCTCTGTCCAGCGTCGCCGTGTTGGCGCAGTACTGCGTGAGCGCCGCCTCGCTGGTGGCGCTCGGGCTGAGACGGCGGCGCGGCCTCAGCCCGCGGCAGCTGTGGCCCGCGCCGCTGGTGCTGGTGGCGGCGGCCGTCGTGGCCCACGCAGCCACCGGCACGGAGCTGGCCGTCGCGGGCGGCGTGCTGCTGGTCGGGGCGGTCCTGCGCGGCATGCATCACGTGGTTTCACGCTGA
- a CDS encoding TonB family protein — translation MRAADPGALVTSVVLHALLLGVGAWLLSRSLGADSQDAGAPPKLVEVAVEPAPAMELPRMSAAGLHGRSDPKALPEPRPAEPGGGERVVRPDQGRTGLGGTDAASETALNLADSVDGLTLDRDPMNRLDRSQVQRIKTAAERRSLDDRRATPNPMQLDFLATGPGDRPLRRPPSNWDPSAGVMSGTRPSERGGELGGPAVDDGLGPLPEPGDANPGTDRKRSARGVPDGALGRDVRLSARVALARPWVPRARAAVPAPVRGRPNDTVDSSQEVASAVRSLIHASTAGGVAGKGPGGQAAEGSPGSGGVTGPGSRSTPAGNGPGSLRDRNGDPRLTGYFRGIEKKVEWRDAFPDWAIAEGRGGMAVLALTLSRDGTLSAVRVVRPSGIPEFDRNVIAAVRRAAPFGRLPAVLGRGPLTLHMSFDALNPAVGRDGAGRGGRKQP, via the coding sequence ATGCGTGCTGCAGACCCCGGAGCTCTGGTCACTTCGGTGGTCCTGCACGCTCTGCTCCTGGGCGTCGGCGCCTGGCTCCTGTCGCGCTCCCTCGGCGCCGACTCACAGGATGCCGGCGCACCGCCGAAGCTCGTGGAAGTGGCGGTCGAGCCCGCGCCCGCGATGGAGCTGCCGCGCATGAGCGCCGCCGGGCTTCATGGGCGAAGCGATCCGAAGGCTCTGCCGGAGCCTCGGCCCGCCGAGCCGGGTGGTGGGGAGCGGGTAGTGCGGCCGGACCAAGGTCGCACGGGTCTTGGTGGCACGGATGCGGCCAGTGAGACCGCGCTCAACCTCGCGGACAGTGTCGACGGACTGACTCTCGATCGCGATCCGATGAACCGATTGGATCGCAGCCAGGTGCAGCGCATCAAGACCGCGGCGGAGCGGCGGAGCCTCGACGACCGTCGCGCCACGCCGAACCCGATGCAGCTCGACTTCCTCGCGACGGGGCCCGGGGATCGCCCGCTGCGCCGTCCACCCTCGAACTGGGATCCCAGTGCTGGCGTCATGAGCGGCACGCGGCCCAGCGAGCGTGGGGGCGAGCTGGGAGGCCCGGCTGTCGACGACGGCTTGGGTCCCTTGCCGGAGCCGGGGGACGCGAACCCGGGAACCGATCGCAAGCGTTCGGCGCGAGGCGTCCCCGACGGGGCATTGGGGCGCGACGTTCGGCTCAGCGCACGAGTGGCCCTGGCGCGACCTTGGGTCCCGCGCGCGCGGGCGGCGGTGCCAGCGCCGGTCCGTGGCCGCCCCAACGACACCGTGGACAGCTCTCAGGAAGTGGCCAGCGCCGTTCGTTCACTGATTCACGCCAGCACTGCGGGCGGCGTTGCTGGCAAGGGGCCGGGTGGCCAGGCCGCGGAAGGCAGCCCGGGCAGTGGTGGCGTGACGGGACCCGGCTCGCGCTCGACGCCCGCGGGGAACGGCCCGGGATCGCTCCGCGATCGGAACGGGGACCCGCGCTTGACCGGATACTTCCGCGGCATCGAGAAGAAGGTCGAGTGGCGGGATGCTTTCCCGGATTGGGCGATTGCCGAGGGGCGCGGCGGCATGGCCGTGCTGGCGCTGACCCTGAGCCGAGATGGCACTCTTTCGGCAGTTCGCGTGGTGCGTCCCAGTGGGATCCCGGAGTTCGATCGGAACGTCATCGCGGCCGTGCGGCGGGCGGCGCCCTTCGGGCGCCTGCCGGCGGTGCTGGGCCGGGGACCCCTCACGTTGCACATGTCCTTCGACGCGCTGAACCCGGCCGTGGGGCGCGACGGAGCGGGTCGTGGCGGCCGCAAGCAGCCCTGA
- a CDS encoding OPT/YSL family transporter has product MAIEQLTEEQIRDWTLEQKDQWWRDNVYKGDMPQLTVRSAVTGMAIGSVLSLTNLYVGAKTGWTLGVGITSVILAFAMFKVMSRMGVAKDFTLLENNCMQSIATAAGYMTSPLISSLAAYMIVTGKVIPMTTAMMWAASIALLGVLFAFPLKRRFINDEQLPFPEGRAAGIVMDALHTGDAKSGLLKAKILVVTGGGAALLKVAQSHAIMEKLKLGFLALPEYLDEWAYKLGTLKLRGVDLRELTVRPDTDFVMMAAGGLMGIRTGVSIMIGALINYLWLAPWMIVRGDIHGKVVEGVTHYGFRSITMWSLWGGVSMMTTASLFSFFSKPQVLISAFKGMFGKKDAAKQSDVLKDVELPMSVFVVGIPVVGGLVVFLAHHFFDVSIWMGALAVPLIFVFTLIAVNSTGLTSITPTGALGKLTQLTYGAIAPGNITTNLMTAGITGEVAGNASNLLMDIKPGYMLGGKPRQQAMGHVLGIIAGSLAAVPVFYLVFLRNGPSQLISEQYPMPAAAIWKAVAEILTQGLSNLEMSARWAALFGAIAGIALEAIKLATKGRFWLSGVGIGLAFVIPFNTCFAMFVGAAFFWIASRRFKNEESAANRIFVQNQEPTCAGLIAGGALMGIGVILIENFVL; this is encoded by the coding sequence ATGGCGATCGAGCAGCTGACCGAAGAGCAGATCCGCGACTGGACCCTGGAGCAGAAGGACCAGTGGTGGCGTGACAACGTCTACAAGGGGGACATGCCGCAGCTCACCGTCCGTTCGGCGGTGACCGGTATGGCGATCGGCAGCGTGCTGTCCCTCACCAACCTGTACGTGGGTGCCAAGACCGGGTGGACCCTGGGCGTCGGCATCACGAGCGTGATCTTGGCTTTCGCCATGTTCAAGGTCATGAGCCGCATGGGCGTGGCCAAGGACTTCACCCTGCTCGAGAACAACTGCATGCAGTCCATCGCCACGGCGGCGGGCTACATGACCTCACCGCTCATCTCCAGCCTCGCGGCCTACATGATCGTGACCGGCAAGGTCATCCCCATGACGACGGCAATGATGTGGGCGGCGTCCATCGCGCTCTTGGGGGTGCTGTTCGCGTTTCCGCTCAAGCGTCGCTTCATCAACGACGAGCAGCTCCCCTTCCCCGAGGGGCGCGCGGCCGGCATCGTGATGGACGCACTGCACACGGGGGACGCCAAGAGCGGCCTCTTGAAGGCGAAGATCTTGGTGGTGACCGGCGGCGGCGCAGCCTTGCTCAAGGTCGCGCAGAGCCACGCCATCATGGAGAAGCTCAAGCTCGGGTTCTTGGCGTTGCCGGAGTACCTGGACGAGTGGGCGTACAAGCTCGGCACCTTGAAGCTTCGGGGCGTGGACCTACGCGAGCTCACGGTACGGCCGGACACGGACTTCGTAATGATGGCGGCGGGCGGCCTGATGGGCATTCGCACCGGCGTTTCCATCATGATCGGTGCCCTCATCAACTACCTGTGGCTGGCGCCTTGGATGATCGTCCGCGGCGACATCCACGGCAAGGTGGTGGAGGGCGTGACCCACTACGGCTTCCGCTCGATCACCATGTGGTCACTGTGGGGCGGCGTGTCGATGATGACCACGGCGTCGCTGTTCTCTTTCTTCTCCAAGCCGCAGGTGTTGATCAGCGCGTTCAAGGGAATGTTCGGGAAGAAGGACGCCGCCAAGCAGAGCGACGTGCTGAAGGACGTGGAGCTGCCCATGAGCGTGTTCGTGGTGGGCATCCCGGTCGTCGGCGGCCTGGTGGTGTTCCTCGCGCACCACTTTTTCGACGTGAGCATCTGGATGGGCGCCTTGGCGGTTCCCCTCATCTTCGTGTTCACCCTCATCGCGGTGAACTCGACGGGCCTCACCTCGATCACTCCCACGGGCGCGCTCGGCAAGCTGACCCAGCTCACCTATGGCGCCATCGCTCCGGGTAACATCACCACGAACCTGATGACCGCCGGGATCACCGGTGAGGTCGCGGGCAACGCGTCCAACCTGCTGATGGACATCAAGCCGGGCTACATGCTGGGCGGCAAGCCGCGGCAGCAGGCCATGGGTCACGTGCTCGGGATCATCGCGGGCTCCCTCGCAGCGGTGCCGGTGTTCTACCTGGTGTTCCTCCGCAACGGTCCCTCGCAGCTCATCAGCGAGCAGTACCCGATGCCGGCGGCAGCCATTTGGAAGGCGGTCGCGGAGATCCTGACCCAAGGGCTCTCGAACCTGGAGATGTCCGCGCGCTGGGCGGCGCTGTTCGGTGCCATTGCAGGCATCGCGCTGGAGGCGATCAAGCTCGCTACCAAGGGGCGTTTCTGGCTCAGCGGCGTCGGCATCGGCCTCGCCTTCGTGATCCCCTTCAATACCTGCTTCGCGATGTTCGTTGGCGCGGCGTTCTTCTGGATCGCCAGCCGTCGGTTCAAGAACGAAGAGAGCGCGGCCAACCGGATCTTCGTCCAGAACCAGGAGCCCACCTGCGCCGGCCTGATCGCCGGCGGCGCCTTGATGGGCATCGGCGTGATTCTGATCGAGAACTTCGTGCTGTAG
- a CDS encoding VCBS repeat-containing protein, which produces MIDRTTAARPRLIRRAGAALLGTAALLLVSEATVSAAWPPASGASAQDLKNPDNWPNDPGYGYVASSKPSERKKGQWQFYSFIPDRSPGAPELRPQETASGMSIDLAWRHTIGDDRVLIAVLDSGIRWDESDLVEKAYLNKGELASFPPLHADSSPCAPLDPQKPTEDLFDCNGDGILTVGDYADHPGLQPDATQDHPKGDKNQNGLLDAGDLILNFSDGKDDDGNGYVDDISGWDFMKDDNDPYDDTRYGHGTGEARDSSAATNNGQGDAGVCPACRFMLLRVGDSFIANTNDFGQAVVYATDKGASVIQEALGTINMSSFAQSAMDYAWKNGTVVVASMADENSRHHNYPATANHTMPVHAITMLGSDEQSTTARSFLSFNTCTNYGGQNFLSASGTGCSSEATGRLSGISGLVYSMAKQSNLTPPLSAGEAMQLFTMTAEDIDIPESREGNTLYFWSQEGFDQRFGYGRINANTAVEWVKEGRIPPDVDIVRPYWFETLYKDQVTQPVPIMGTVSARRANSYDVFVEWAPGVQPLDSAFKLVKKMENIPSSTVLGEDGTPLAELEVRDIDPSHEPDIDSPHGENKYTITVRVRSVAHYGGSIGDVPGELRRTYAVHEDPDLLDGFPVYLGGSGESSPKLVDIDGDGMRDIVIATSDGKLNVFSLASGKPTMVAGFPALANRIRGLLQNGTPSYLSAPGYTDPKAIDPDKARESISTTPAIADIDDDGKPEIVFTSYEGTIYAVNHDGTPVSGFPVALPDVPSCALDQPKDPAKPCMDTVTRIDRGAFGSPVIEDLDGDGTFEIIQAAFDGKVYVFEPDGKPRDGWPVQVHHSASSDEEYNRIMTTPTVADFNGDGVKDVVVGSNERLGKGGGSGAFFMIDGRGNLAGDPPYLPHWPVTMVSFQLFPLVAEGVPNSPVSADMTGDGKPEVIFHGNASSPLILPVDPGTQQTLGSTPTNALPERTDPNTGEPARGIEPTSIFGPDSQAVTPDTMFPLFAQPSLGDLDQDGTPDVVSSGGSLSMAGSLLSSKPSDGPAQHLLAMWSGKTGAMLPASPVVLEDFTFFNNQAIADLTGDGYPEVLTGSGGYYVHAVDACGREAEGWPKFTGQWVIATTAVGDVDGDDKLEVVVNSRSGWLYAWHTKGTTDGVITWESFHHDNRNTGNLDVPLDQGKLMGAATPLELDSEGKCVQAEEPTPTPATKQDLSPEGGCGCSVPSSRRTPTALLGLLAALGLLFRRRRRS; this is translated from the coding sequence ATGATCGACAGAACGACCGCCGCCCGCCCGCGTTTGATCCGCCGCGCAGGAGCCGCGCTGCTTGGCACCGCCGCGCTGCTCTTGGTCAGCGAGGCCACCGTGAGCGCTGCGTGGCCGCCGGCCTCCGGCGCCAGCGCCCAAGATCTGAAGAACCCGGACAACTGGCCCAACGATCCGGGCTACGGCTACGTCGCGTCTTCCAAGCCCAGTGAGCGGAAGAAGGGACAGTGGCAGTTCTACTCCTTCATACCGGATCGTTCGCCCGGGGCGCCGGAGCTCAGGCCGCAAGAGACGGCATCCGGCATGAGCATCGATCTGGCGTGGCGCCACACCATCGGCGACGACCGAGTGCTCATCGCCGTGCTCGACAGCGGCATTCGCTGGGACGAGAGCGATCTGGTGGAAAAGGCCTACTTGAACAAGGGCGAGCTGGCGAGCTTCCCACCCCTGCACGCCGACTCCAGCCCGTGCGCGCCGCTGGATCCGCAGAAGCCCACGGAGGACCTGTTCGACTGCAACGGCGACGGCATCCTCACCGTGGGCGACTACGCCGATCACCCCGGCCTGCAGCCGGATGCCACTCAAGACCATCCCAAGGGCGACAAGAACCAGAACGGGCTGCTCGACGCCGGCGATCTGATCCTGAACTTTTCGGACGGAAAGGATGACGACGGCAACGGCTACGTCGACGACATCTCCGGCTGGGACTTCATGAAGGACGACAACGATCCGTACGACGACACACGCTACGGACACGGCACCGGCGAGGCGCGCGATTCGTCCGCCGCGACCAACAACGGCCAGGGGGACGCCGGTGTGTGTCCGGCGTGCCGCTTCATGCTGCTCCGTGTGGGGGACAGCTTCATCGCCAACACCAACGACTTCGGCCAGGCCGTCGTGTACGCCACGGACAAGGGCGCCAGCGTGATCCAAGAAGCGTTGGGCACCATCAACATGTCCAGCTTCGCGCAGTCCGCCATGGACTACGCCTGGAAGAACGGCACGGTGGTGGTCGCGAGCATGGCCGACGAGAACTCGCGCCATCACAACTATCCCGCGACGGCCAACCACACGATGCCCGTGCATGCCATCACCATGCTCGGCTCGGACGAGCAGAGCACGACGGCCCGGAGCTTCTTGTCGTTCAACACCTGCACCAACTACGGCGGCCAAAACTTCCTGTCGGCGTCTGGTACCGGCTGCTCGAGCGAGGCGACGGGACGCCTTTCGGGGATCTCGGGGCTCGTCTATTCGATGGCAAAGCAGTCGAACCTCACCCCCCCGCTTTCGGCGGGCGAGGCGATGCAGCTCTTCACGATGACCGCCGAGGACATCGACATCCCGGAGTCCCGCGAGGGCAACACGCTGTATTTCTGGTCGCAGGAAGGCTTCGACCAGCGTTTCGGCTATGGCCGCATCAACGCCAACACGGCGGTGGAGTGGGTCAAGGAAGGCCGCATACCGCCGGACGTCGACATCGTCCGGCCCTACTGGTTCGAGACCCTGTACAAGGATCAGGTCACGCAGCCCGTGCCCATCATGGGCACCGTGAGCGCGCGGCGAGCGAACAGCTACGACGTGTTCGTGGAGTGGGCACCGGGAGTGCAGCCGCTGGATTCCGCCTTCAAGCTGGTCAAGAAGATGGAGAACATCCCCAGCAGCACGGTGCTGGGGGAAGACGGCACCCCGCTAGCGGAGCTCGAGGTGCGGGACATCGATCCCAGCCACGAGCCGGACATCGACAGCCCCCACGGCGAGAACAAGTACACCATTACGGTGCGTGTGCGCTCCGTCGCCCACTACGGCGGGTCCATTGGCGACGTGCCCGGGGAGCTCCGGCGCACCTACGCCGTCCACGAGGATCCCGATCTGTTGGACGGCTTTCCCGTGTATCTGGGCGGCAGCGGTGAGTCGAGCCCCAAGCTAGTGGACATCGACGGCGACGGCATGCGCGACATCGTGATTGCCACTTCGGACGGCAAGCTCAACGTGTTCTCCCTGGCCAGCGGCAAGCCGACGATGGTGGCGGGGTTCCCAGCGCTGGCGAACCGGATCCGGGGACTGCTCCAGAACGGTACGCCGAGCTATCTGTCGGCACCCGGGTACACCGACCCCAAGGCGATCGATCCCGACAAGGCACGCGAATCGATCAGCACGACGCCGGCGATTGCGGACATCGACGACGACGGCAAGCCGGAGATCGTGTTCACCAGCTACGAGGGCACGATCTACGCGGTGAACCACGACGGCACGCCGGTGAGCGGATTCCCCGTGGCCCTGCCCGACGTTCCCAGCTGCGCGCTGGATCAGCCCAAGGACCCCGCCAAGCCGTGCATGGACACCGTGACCCGCATCGACCGCGGGGCGTTCGGCAGCCCCGTCATCGAAGATCTGGATGGTGATGGAACTTTCGAAATCATCCAGGCCGCTTTCGACGGCAAGGTGTACGTCTTCGAGCCCGACGGGAAGCCACGTGACGGATGGCCTGTGCAGGTCCACCACTCCGCGAGCTCGGACGAAGAGTACAACCGCATCATGACCACGCCGACGGTCGCCGACTTCAACGGCGATGGCGTCAAGGACGTGGTGGTCGGCTCGAACGAGCGCCTCGGCAAGGGCGGCGGCTCGGGTGCGTTCTTCATGATCGACGGCCGCGGCAACCTCGCCGGCGACCCGCCCTACCTGCCCCACTGGCCCGTCACCATGGTGAGCTTCCAGCTGTTCCCGCTGGTGGCCGAAGGCGTGCCGAACTCCCCGGTCAGCGCCGACATGACGGGCGACGGCAAGCCCGAGGTGATCTTCCACGGCAACGCCAGCTCACCGCTGATTCTGCCGGTGGATCCCGGCACCCAGCAGACGCTGGGCTCCACTCCCACGAACGCCCTTCCGGAGCGGACCGACCCCAACACCGGGGAGCCGGCCCGCGGCATCGAGCCCACCAGCATCTTTGGGCCGGACTCCCAGGCGGTGACCCCCGACACCATGTTTCCGCTGTTCGCTCAACCCTCGTTGGGCGACTTGGATCAGGACGGAACGCCCGACGTGGTGTCCAGCGGCGGCTCCCTCAGCATGGCCGGCAGCCTGCTCTCCAGCAAGCCGTCGGACGGCCCGGCGCAGCATCTGCTCGCGATGTGGAGCGGCAAGACCGGAGCCATGCTCCCCGCGAGCCCGGTGGTACTGGAGGACTTCACCTTCTTCAACAACCAAGCCATCGCCGACCTCACCGGCGATGGCTACCCGGAAGTGCTGACGGGAAGCGGTGGCTACTACGTCCACGCGGTGGACGCCTGCGGCCGCGAAGCAGAGGGCTGGCCCAAGTTCACCGGACAATGGGTGATCGCCACCACCGCGGTGGGCGACGTGGACGGCGACGACAAGCTCGAGGTGGTCGTCAACTCGCGCAGCGGCTGGCTCTACGCCTGGCACACCAAGGGCACCACCGATGGCGTGATCACCTGGGAGAGCTTCCACCACGACAACCGCAACACCGGGAACCTGGACGTGCCCCTGGACCAGGGCAAGCTGATGGGCGCCGCAACGCCCCTGGAGCTCGATAGCGAGGGCAAGTGCGTCCAAGCCGAAGAACCCACGCCCACGCCAGCGACCAAGCAGGATCTCTCGCCGGAAGGCGGTTGCGGCTGCAGCGTGCCGTCGTCGCGTCGAACCCCCACGGCGCTCCTCGGCCTGCTCGCCGCCCTGGGGCTCCTGTTCCGGCGTCGGCGTCGCTCCTAG
- a CDS encoding response regulator translates to MPIEVPAVRILIVDDDRAICDYMQTLLEKDGFVVKTKSDPTAVEDEVRQGSYHVIILDLMMPKLDGIEVLKRIRSFDSDVAVIIFTAHPNLDTAVASMKLDAVDYIKKPFNVDEFREVLARVMKKKGLARTPEEQLHKIIGDTIRGLRKSKELTLKQMSRRTGLSISLLSQIERAESSPSISSLYKIAMALETKIQDLFGDN, encoded by the coding sequence GTGCCGATCGAAGTCCCCGCCGTGCGGATTCTCATCGTCGACGACGACCGTGCGATTTGCGATTACATGCAGACCTTGCTGGAGAAGGACGGCTTCGTCGTCAAGACGAAGAGCGATCCAACAGCAGTGGAAGACGAAGTCCGCCAGGGTAGCTACCACGTGATCATCCTGGACCTGATGATGCCGAAGCTCGATGGCATCGAGGTTCTGAAACGGATTCGATCGTTCGACAGCGACGTGGCGGTCATCATCTTCACCGCACATCCGAACCTGGACACCGCGGTCGCTTCGATGAAGCTCGACGCCGTCGACTACATCAAGAAGCCCTTCAACGTGGACGAGTTCCGAGAGGTGCTCGCCCGCGTGATGAAGAAGAAGGGGCTCGCGCGAACCCCGGAAGAGCAGCTCCACAAGATCATCGGCGACACCATTCGCGGATTGAGGAAGTCCAAGGAGCTGACGTTGAAGCAGATGAGCCGGCGTACCGGTCTCAGCATCTCGCTCCTGTCGCAGATCGAACGCGCGGAATCGAGCCCGTCCATCTCGAGCCTGTACAAGATCGCGATGGCCCTCGAGACCAAGATCCAGGATCTCTTCGGAGACAACTGA